The DNA segment CTGTTGCTATGGACGGCGAATGCTGTAGGCGTCCTTGTCACCCGGGTTCGCTTCGTCTCGGCGATCCCTAGCGCAAAGTCGACGCAACGGTATTGCGCGGGGCTCAGGATGTGGCGGCGGACTCGGTATCTGGGGCCGAAAGCCGGTAGATGTAAATCGTCGCGCCGATCACTGCGGCTTGGCCGATGACCAGATTCAGCAGCGGCAGCGTCAAGCCCAGGCTGGTCAGGCCGCCGAAACTCAGCGCGCCCCAGCGTACCTGCTGTAAAAACTGTTTTTGCCCGGCAAACGCCAGACCGCGCTGTTCCAACGGGTAGGCCATAAATTCCAAGGCCATGCCCCAGGCGGCGAACCCGGCCCATAACAGCGGGGCCAATAAGTTCACGACCGGCACCGCGAACAACAGCAGTAGCGGCAGCACCCGCAATAGCAGATAACCGATCCGGTGCAGTTCGCCGAAAAACACCTTGACCCAGGCCAGTTCCGCCGCCGGTAGCGGCTGGCCGCTGATCAGCGCCAGGGTCTTGGCGGACAGCCGACTGTAATACGGCGCGGCGATCAGGTTGGCTAACAGAGCAAAGCTGAAAAATCCGACCACCAGAAAGCTGACGAAAAACAGCGGCCACAGAATCCAGTTCAGCCAGGACAACCAGTCCGGGATGAACTGGTGGATCAAGGCCGACACCATGTGGTAACCCAGCACGAAACCGCCGGTGTACAGCACCATGTTAATGAACAATGGAATCAGCAGGTAATTGCGCAACTCCGGGCGGATCAGCATGCGCACGCCTTCCCACAGGCATTGCACCGCAAACAGCGGACTATTGCCGCTTTTGAAATTCAACTTCAACATGGTTGCAAACTCCTGACGCCGTGTTTGCCGGGGTCGACGACGGTGCCGCGCTCGGTGACGATCGCGTCGATCAATTCGGCCGGCGTGACGTCGAACACCGGGTTCCAGGCGCTGACCAATGAGCCTTCGTGCAAATAGCAATCGGCCAGCAATTCCCGCGGATCGCGTTGTTCGATTTCGATGCCGGCGCCGTTTTCCAGGTTGAAATCGAAAGTGGAAGAGGGCGCGGCGACCATGACTTTGACGCCGTGTTGCTTGGCCAGCACCGCCAGCGAATAGGTGCCGATCTTGTTGGCGACGTCGCCGTTGGCGGCGATGCGGTCGGCGCCCACCACGATCCAGTCTATCTTGCCGGATTTCATCAGCCAGGCCGCCGCCGAATCGGCGATCAGCGTGGCGGGGATGCCGTCCTGCGCCAATTCCCACACCGTCAGCCGCGCGCCTTGCAACCAGGGCCGGGTTTCGCCGGCGTAGACTTGTTGCAAGCCGCCGCGGCGGTGCAGGCTGCGGATCACGCCCAAGGCGGTGCCGTAACCGCCGGTCGCCAAGGCGCCGGCATTGCAATGGGTCAACACCGCTTTTGCGGTACCGATCAGGTCCGCGCCGCGCTCGCCCATGGCTTGGTTGGCAGCATAATCGTCGGCGTGGATGGTTTGTGCCAGCTCGGTCAGCGCGGCGACCGGATCGGCCGGATTATTCGCGATCAAGCCGCGCATCCGGTCCAGCGCCCAGAACAGATTGACGGCGGTGGGCCGCGACGCGGCCAATTGTTCGATGTCGCGGCCGACTGCGGCTTGCCAATCGGCTTGCGGGTAATGGCGCATGGCCGACAACACCACGCCGTAGGCGGCGGCAATGCCGATCGCCGGCGCGCCGCGCACCCGCATCGAGGCGATGGCTGTAGCGACGCCGGCGGCGTCGCGGTATTCGTCGTAAGCGATGGTTTGCGGCAGGACGCGCTGGTCCAGTACTTTCAGGCTGTGTCCGGTCCATTGCAGGGCTTGGACCGATAATTGCGATGTTTGGCTCATGTTGTTCGGTTGATGAGGTTATTGGGCTGCGGGCCGTCCAGGGCAAAAGTCGTGGGTGCCGGGCTTTTCTTGCTTTAGAGACTACGGACCGCCGTGACTTAATTTTAAGCTGGTTCTGAGCGTGGCGGGTAGTTTCCAGGCGTGAGAGCTTGCCGATGCGCCTACTAACGGACCCGTCTTGATCGGCATGCCACAAGCTGACCCCGGGGGATTTTTCCGCTGCGTCTTCGATAATCGGGCGGGGAAGGTTAGCTAAGTTATCGGACTGGGGCGGCTTAACGGTTATAATCGCCCATATTTCATACCCGGAGGCTTATATGCAGGTCGATCTCGTGATTCAGGCGCGCTGGATAATTCCGGTCGAACCCGCGGGTCAAATCTTCGAGCACTCCAGCCTGGTGATCAACGACGGCAAGATCGTCGACCTGTTACCCTCTGCCGAAATTGGGGAGAAATACCAGCCGCGCAAGTTGGAAATTCTGGACCGCCATGCCTTGATTCCGGGCTTGGTCAACTGCCATACCCACGCGGCAATGTCGTTGTTGCGCGGTATTGCCGACGATTTGCAGTTGATGGATTGGCTGCAAAACCACATTTGGCCGGCGGAACAGAAATGGGTCAGCGAGGCCTTCGTTCGCGACGGCGTCGATTTGGCGATTGCGGAAATGCTGCGCTGCGGCACCACTTGCTTCAATGACATGTATTTCTTTCCCGAAATTGCCGCGCAACAGGCCGTGCAACACGGTATCCGCGCCAATATCGGCTTGATCGTGTTCGATTTTCCGACCGTGTGGGCCGAAAGCGCCGACGCCTATCTGACCAAGGGCCTGGCTCTGCACGAGAAGCTGCGCCACGAAAACCTGCTCAGTCTGTCGTTTGCGCCGCATGCGCCGTATACCGTGTCCGATGCGCCGTTACGCAGCGTGCTGACGTATGCCGACGAAATGAATCTGACGGTGCATATGCATTTGCACGAAACGGCGCACGAGGTCGAAGAACAAAAACAAAAGACCGGGCAAACGCCGATACAACGCCTGCAACAACTGGGTTTGCTGAATCCGTCGTTCATTGGGGTGCATATGACGCAGTTGACGGCCGCCGACATGGCAGCGTATGCCGAAACCGGGGCCCACATCGTGCACTGCCCGGAATCCAATCTGAAACTCGCCAGCGGTTTCTGCCCGGTTGCGGACTGCTTGGCGGCGGGGATCAACGTCGCACTGGGCACCGACGGTGCCGCCAGCAATAACGATCTGGACATGATCTCGGAAATGCGCACGGCGGCATTACTGGCCAAGGCGGTGGCCGGAGACGCCGGGGCGGTTTCGGCGGAAACGGCCTTGCGGATGGCTACCCTGAACGGTGCCAAAGCCTTGGGTTTGGAGGCGGAAATCGGTTCGCTCAGCGTGGGTAAGCAGGCCGACGTCGCGGCAATCGACTTGAGCGAACTGGAAACCCAGCCCTTGTTCAATCCATTGGCGCAGATCGTCTATGCCGCCGACCGCCGCCAGATCAGCGATGTCTGGGTCGCCGGCCGACAACTCTTGAAAAACCGGCAATTGACCACGATGGATCTGGCGGCGCTCAACGAGCGGGTTGCGGTTTGGCAGCAGCGTTTAAGCAGTTAATTCCCCGGTTTCCTGTTATGAGGGGCGGCAAGGCGTTGCCGTCGGCACGCAAAGCTCATGACTAATAACCTAGTAATACAGTAAACTATAGGCACACAGAAAAGGTTTGGCATTATGGCGACAGCAGATAACGTTCATCCGCACGAGATACACAAGTTCGGCTCTTTGGCCGAGCGGTGGTGGGATAGCGAAGGCGAATTCAAGACTTTGCATCAGGTTAACCCGTTACGGTTGCAGTTTGTTGGCGAATACGCCGATATCAGCGGTAAGCAGGTGGTCGACGTCGGCTGCGGCGGCGGCATCCTCACCGAAGGTCTGGCCCGGCTGGGCGCCAACGCTCTGGGTATCGATTTGAGCCAGGATTTGCTGGACGTCGCCGATCTGCACGGTTTGGAGTCGGGTGTCGCGGCGACCTACCGCAAAATCAGCGCCGAGCAGCTGGCCGAAGAGCAACCGGCCGGTTTCGATCACGTCACCTGCATGGAAATGCTGGAGCACGTCCCCGATCCGGCCTCGGTCGTTGCGGCTTGCGCCACCTTGGTCAAACCCGGCGGTACCGTGTTTTTTTCGACCTTGAACCGCGACCCGAAAGCCTGGTTGTTGGCGATCGTTGCCGCGGAACATCTTTTGAAAATGGTGCCGAAGGGTACCCACGATTACAAAACCTTCATCAAGCCGTCGGAGCTGGGGCGGATGGCCCGCGCTGCCGGTTTGGAGTTGCAGGGCATGGTCGGTATCGAATACAACCCGTTCAGCAAGGCGTTTTATCTGGGTAAGGATGTTTCGGTGAATTACATCGCCGCTTTCAAACGCGCCGATTGAACATGACTGGATTCAAGCTCGATTGCGTGCTGTTCGATCTGGACGGCACTTTGGTGGATACCGCACCGGATCTGATCGCCTGTTTGAACCGGACATTGTCCGCCCATGGTTTTCCGGAAACGGCTCCGGCTGCGGTGCGGCCGCTGATTTCCCACGGGGCCTTGGCCATGATTCGGCATTGCGTCGAGGTGGATCAGGCCGAAGCGGAGCGGATGCTGGAATTCATGTTGAACCAATACGAAGATAACGTTGCCGATTACAGTCGGTTGTTCGATGGGGTGGCAGACAGTCTCCAGGCAATCGAGGCCGAGGGTTTGAAGTGGGGTGTGGTGACCAACAAGAAAACCCGCTTCACCGAACCGTTGTTAACGGCATTGGGGTTGCGCCAACGCGCAGCCTGCGTGATCAGCGGCGATTCGACACCGAGCAGCAAGCCCGATCCGGAGCCGATGTTTGCCGCCTGCCGCGAGGCTGGAGTCGCGCCGGAAAATTGCGTTTACCTGGGCGATGCCGCCCACGACATTACCGCCGGTAAGCGCGCGAATATGAAAACCCTGGCCGCCGTCTACGGTTATCTGAAAGCCGACGACGTCCCCGAATCCTGGGGCGCAGACGGCTTGATCGAGCGGCCGCAACAACTGATGGAATGGATACAGGCGCAGATATGCCGTTAACAGACCAAGTCATTTTAATCACCGGCGCCGGCGGCGGCTTGGGCGCGACAGCAGCCTTAGCGTTGGCGAAGCACGGCGCTCAAATCATTCTGCTGGACAAGAATATTCCGAAGCTGGAGCGGGTCTACGATGCGATCGTCGAGGCCGGTGGGCCGGAACCGGTGATGTACCCGTTCGATCTGGCCGGTGCCAGCGAGGCCCAGTACCAGGAAATGGCCGATGCGATCGAACAGCGTTACGGCAGTTTGCAAGGCTTGCTGCATTCGGCGGTGGAATTCAGCGCCTTCAGTCCGATCGTCAATTACAAGACCAAGGATTGGGGCCATGCGCTGAACGTCAACCTCAACGCGCCGTTCATTCTGTGCCGGGTATTGTTGCCGTTGTTACAACTCAGCCGGCATGCCGCCATCGTCTTTACCAGCGATTCCGGCGCACGCAAGGCGCAGGCCTATTCCGGTGCCTACGGCGTCTCCAAAATTGCGCTGGAAGGCTTTGCCGCGATTCTGGCCGCCGAACTGGAAGCCGGCCAGAAGATTCGGGTCAATACCTTGTGCCCCGGCCCGATCGATTCGCCGTTGCGAAAACGCGCCTATCCGGCGGAAGACAAGGCCGCTATTCCGCCGATGTCCAGTTTGGAACCGCTTTACCTTTATTTATTCGGCGACGCCAGCATCGGCGTTACCGGTCAAATTATTGACGCGCAGACTTTCAAACCTTAAGTATCGCTATGGCAGACAGAGAAGTTGTTTTTCTAACCCGGGATGTCAATATCGTCACAATCCCGGACGGCAATCACGGTACCTTGCAAAAGGGCCAGGAAGTGACGATTCACCAATCTCTCGGCAGCAATTACACGGTCGTGACCGACTACGGCCACATGGTCCGGATTGCCGGCAGCGATGCCGATGCGCTGGGTAAGGAATCTCAGCATCTGCAAACCCTGGTATCGGAAACCGACCGCCAGGCGGTGGAGCAGAATTGCTGGGAAGTGATGAAAACGGTCTACGACCCGGAAATTCCGGTCAATATCGTCGATTTGGGCCTGGTTTACGGTTGCGACGTCACCGGCAATGCCGAGGGCGGTAACGATGTGCATATTCGGATGACGCTGACCGCGCCCGGCTGCGGCATGGGGCCGGTAATTCAGAGTGATGTGGAAAAGTCGATCCGCGCTTTACCGGGCGTCAGTTCGGTGCAAGTGGAAGTGGTTTTGGACCCGCCCTGGTCGCGCGAGA comes from the Methylomonas sp. EFPC3 genome and includes:
- the cysZ gene encoding sulfate transporter CysZ, which translates into the protein MLKLNFKSGNSPLFAVQCLWEGVRMLIRPELRNYLLIPLFINMVLYTGGFVLGYHMVSALIHQFIPDWLSWLNWILWPLFFVSFLVVGFFSFALLANLIAAPYYSRLSAKTLALISGQPLPAAELAWVKVFFGELHRIGYLLLRVLPLLLLFAVPVVNLLAPLLWAGFAAWGMALEFMAYPLEQRGLAFAGQKQFLQQVRWGALSFGGLTSLGLTLPLLNLVIGQAAVIGATIYIYRLSAPDTESAATS
- the mtnA gene encoding S-methyl-5-thioribose-1-phosphate isomerase — encoded protein: MSQTSQLSVQALQWTGHSLKVLDQRVLPQTIAYDEYRDAAGVATAIASMRVRGAPAIGIAAAYGVVLSAMRHYPQADWQAAVGRDIEQLAASRPTAVNLFWALDRMRGLIANNPADPVAALTELAQTIHADDYAANQAMGERGADLIGTAKAVLTHCNAGALATGGYGTALGVIRSLHRRGGLQQVYAGETRPWLQGARLTVWELAQDGIPATLIADSAAAWLMKSGKIDWIVVGADRIAANGDVANKIGTYSLAVLAKQHGVKVMVAAPSSTFDFNLENGAGIEIEQRDPRELLADCYLHEGSLVSAWNPVFDVTPAELIDAIVTERGTVVDPGKHGVRSLQPC
- a CDS encoding TRZ/ATZ family hydrolase, whose protein sequence is MQVDLVIQARWIIPVEPAGQIFEHSSLVINDGKIVDLLPSAEIGEKYQPRKLEILDRHALIPGLVNCHTHAAMSLLRGIADDLQLMDWLQNHIWPAEQKWVSEAFVRDGVDLAIAEMLRCGTTCFNDMYFFPEIAAQQAVQHGIRANIGLIVFDFPTVWAESADAYLTKGLALHEKLRHENLLSLSFAPHAPYTVSDAPLRSVLTYADEMNLTVHMHLHETAHEVEEQKQKTGQTPIQRLQQLGLLNPSFIGVHMTQLTAADMAAYAETGAHIVHCPESNLKLASGFCPVADCLAAGINVALGTDGAASNNDLDMISEMRTAALLAKAVAGDAGAVSAETALRMATLNGAKALGLEAEIGSLSVGKQADVAAIDLSELETQPLFNPLAQIVYAADRRQISDVWVAGRQLLKNRQLTTMDLAALNERVAVWQQRLSS
- the ubiG gene encoding bifunctional 2-polyprenyl-6-hydroxyphenol methylase/3-demethylubiquinol 3-O-methyltransferase UbiG, with amino-acid sequence MATADNVHPHEIHKFGSLAERWWDSEGEFKTLHQVNPLRLQFVGEYADISGKQVVDVGCGGGILTEGLARLGANALGIDLSQDLLDVADLHGLESGVAATYRKISAEQLAEEQPAGFDHVTCMEMLEHVPDPASVVAACATLVKPGGTVFFSTLNRDPKAWLLAIVAAEHLLKMVPKGTHDYKTFIKPSELGRMARAAGLELQGMVGIEYNPFSKAFYLGKDVSVNYIAAFKRAD
- a CDS encoding HAD-IA family hydrolase, translated to MTGFKLDCVLFDLDGTLVDTAPDLIACLNRTLSAHGFPETAPAAVRPLISHGALAMIRHCVEVDQAEAERMLEFMLNQYEDNVADYSRLFDGVADSLQAIEAEGLKWGVVTNKKTRFTEPLLTALGLRQRAACVISGDSTPSSKPDPEPMFAACREAGVAPENCVYLGDAAHDITAGKRANMKTLAAVYGYLKADDVPESWGADGLIERPQQLMEWIQAQICR
- a CDS encoding SDR family NAD(P)-dependent oxidoreductase, with the protein product MPLTDQVILITGAGGGLGATAALALAKHGAQIILLDKNIPKLERVYDAIVEAGGPEPVMYPFDLAGASEAQYQEMADAIEQRYGSLQGLLHSAVEFSAFSPIVNYKTKDWGHALNVNLNAPFILCRVLLPLLQLSRHAAIVFTSDSGARKAQAYSGAYGVSKIALEGFAAILAAELEAGQKIRVNTLCPGPIDSPLRKRAYPAEDKAAIPPMSSLEPLYLYLFGDASIGVTGQIIDAQTFKP
- the sufT gene encoding putative Fe-S cluster assembly protein SufT codes for the protein MADREVVFLTRDVNIVTIPDGNHGTLQKGQEVTIHQSLGSNYTVVTDYGHMVRIAGSDADALGKESQHLQTLVSETDRQAVEQNCWEVMKTVYDPEIPVNIVDLGLVYGCDVTGNAEGGNDVHIRMTLTAPGCGMGPVIQSDVEKSIRALPGVSSVQVEVVLDPPWSREMMSEVAQVQLGLF